In Solanum lycopersicum chromosome 5, SLM_r2.1, the following are encoded in one genomic region:
- the LOC101264722 gene encoding uncharacterized protein isoform X1: MRMGTQVHYKGFLPSYYSMRDLNEDANSSSWPLCYGDKTLTNGQYCNGFTSRTVTDAYPGYDKDILKQKMIEHEAIFRNQVVELHRLYRTQRDMMDDFKRKEMHKYRSSMEPSCSSTHLGSQVPSEDVRKWHIANFPLENSSYTRPSTSGTEIVNSPFSSSKGDCVQPGRVQMQNDYSSKACDVLEARPSKVRKKSFDLHLPAGDYLDTEEGGQLRDNAGSLHPSYPANGDYVVTQESGTKLFLGGGAKGDSRKDASTSNSCLRSSIGLADLNEPAQLDDATDPVEFLGYGNNHKETRSINPSAKSNSPFVALPWNSSCVSPNESLSNLYDRSRGKERDWLTSVHETGNIKGSSASLPRGLEDDKIAAASRQAPVMINKAYQAPSPHVVHHIKDGIWKDRTGHSLDMSHRNGEQSNYTQVGPFVTSKMASPYPYASSSEFSSSWPHSVSSWEKPNGSFAQRLSSLHTNSVFNSSAAVGKGSQSSQSQIGDYWHANGGSSRLRPGCAGEIPIRSGFYRGSSSGTKESPIHIPSGAFDSLSYIKGGRFTSERSSNNACENFLISSNNMDVKSAKGFNLNVLATSALSEEPPRRDVEYGNEKREHQDPVTVLPWLKGKANGNNEGINARLGGTSANSGFVQAYSSPPFCQSDSSAFEHHRMRTTKEVGETGHVRKILGVPILDIPVSSRNESSSSLVFPSANLRSSPERKTIKQERRTMVIDINVACDLSMLEPEEPVVIEQISTKKVTETKAMNIRNHFDLNSCITEDEEEPVSAVTGKASAKTILDIDLEAPVLLDIEQDDLPGEDNGKKHEASLQHTQEELLKTAAEAIVAISSFTHCTAIEELQSDPSDDPLESLRWFVDVVSSCAAELDSTPSAKEITGKNNNMMVAHKEIDYFEAMTLQLAETKEEDYMPKPFVPEIQTMEDAGAASSLPNRPRRGNPRRGRQRRDFQRDVLPGLASLSRHEVTEDIQIFGGLMRATGHTWNSSLTRRNGTRNGGARGRRKKVVDTSTPVLATTTTTSPLIYQLNNIEASLEDNKSLTGWGKTPRRPRRQRCPAGNPPPVLLT; this comes from the exons ATGC GAATGGGAACACAAGTGCACTATAAAGGATTCTTACCAAGCTATTACTCTATGAGAGACCTTAATGAGGATGCTAACAGCAGCAGTTGGCCCCTATGTTATGGAGATAAGACCTTAACAAACGGGCAATATTGTAATGGTTTCACGTCTAGGACTGTAACTGACGCATATCCAGGGTATGATAAGGACATTCTAAAGCAGAAAATGATTGAACACGAGGCCATATTCAGGAATCAG GTGGTGGAACTTCATCGCCTTTACAGAACTCAAAGGGACATGATGGACGATTTCAAAAGGAAGGAAATGCATAAATATCGTTCATCAATGGAGCCATCATGTTCATCCACTCACCTAGGATCTCAAGTACCATCTGAGGATGTTCGGAAATGGCACATCGCGAACTTTCCATTGGAAAATTCTAGCTATACTAGACCATCTACATCTGGTACTGAAATTGTTAATTCTCCCTTTAGTTCTTCAAAAGGAGATTGTGTACAGCCTGGTCGAGTTCAAATGCAAAATGATTATTCTTCGAAAGCATGTGATGTTTTGGAGGCTAGGCCTTCAAAGGTCCGGAAAAAGTCGTTTGATCTTCACCTTCCTGCCGGTGATTACTTAGATACAGAAGAAGGTGGGCAGTTGCGAGATAATGCAGGATCTTTACATCCTAGTTATCCTGCTAATGGAGATTATGTAGTTACTCAAGAGAGTGGAACAAAATTGTTTCTTGGTGGTGGTGCAAAGGGTGATAGCCGAAAAGATGCTTCAACATCCAATTCGTGTTTGAGAAGCTCAATTGGGTTGGCTGACCTAAATGAACCAGCGCAGCTTGATGATGCAACCGATCCTGTTGAATTTCTTGGTTATGGTAATAATCATAAAGAGACTAGAAGCATAAATCCTTCTGCAAAATCAAATTCACCATTTGTGGCTTTGCCTTGGAATTCCAGTTGTGTAAGCCCAAATGAGTCTTTAAGTAACCTATACGATCGCAGTAGAGGCAAAGAGAGGGATTGGTTGACTTCGGTACATGAAACAG GTAACATCAAAGGTAGCTCAGCTTCATTACCTAGAGGTCTTGAAGACGACAAGATAGCTGCAGCTTCCCGTCAAGCACCAGTAATGATTAACAAAGCCTATCAAGCTCCGAGCCCTCATGTAGTTCACCATATTAAGGATGGTATTTGGAAAGATAGAACAGGACATAGTTTAGATATGTCTCACAGAAATGGTGAGCAGTCTAATTATACTCAAGTGGGACCATTTGTTACTTCCAAGATGGCTAGTCCATATCCATATGCAAGTTCCTCCGAATTTAGCAGTTCGTGGCCGCACTCTGTCTCTTCTTGGGAGAAGCCAAATGGTAGCTTTGCTCAGAGGTTATCCTCGTTGCATACAAACTCAGTTTTCAACTCATCTGCAGCAGTTGGTAAGGGTTCACAGTCATCTCAGAGCCAAATTGGGGACTATTGGCATGCTAATGGTGGCAGTTCTAGGTTGCGTCCTGGATGTGCCGGTGAGATACCCATCCGGAGTGGTTTCTACCGTGGGTCCTCATCTGGGACAAAAGAATCACCAATTCACATCCCATCAGGTGCTTTTGACTCTTTGAGCTACATTAAGGGGGGCCGTTTTACATCTGAACGTTCCTCTAATAATGCATGTGAGAATTTTCTTATTAGCTCTAACAATATGGATGTGAAATCTGCGAAGGGCTTCAACTTAAATGTTCTAGCAACAAGTGCACTCAGCGAGGAACCTCCCAGGCGAGATGTTGAGTATGGTAATGAAAAAAGAGAGCATCAAGACCCTGTGACAGTGTTGCCATGGCTTAAAGGTAAAGCAAATGGTAACAATGAGGGCATCAATGCTAGGTTAGGTGGAACTTCAGCAAATTCTGGCTTTGTCCAGGCTTACTCAAGCCCTCCTTTTTGTCAGAGTGATTCATCAGCTTTTGAACATCACCGTATGAGGACCACAAAAGAAGTGGGCGAAACGGGACATGTAAGAAAAATACTTGGTGTTCCGATCCTCGATATTCCCGTTAGTTCCAGAAACGAGTCGTCGTCATCACTTGTTTTTCCTTCTGCTAATCTTCGTTCTTCTCCTGAGAGAAAGACTATCAAACAAGAGAGGAGGACTATGGTGATCGACATTAACGTGGCTTGTGACCTTTCTATGCTTGAGCCCGAGGAACCTGTTGTTATAGAACAAATTTCTACTAAGAAAGTGACGGAGACAAAAGCTATGAACATCAGGAATCACTTTGATTTGAACTCATGTATTACCGAGGATGAAGAAGAACCAGTTTCTGCTGTAACCGGCAAGGCCAGTGCGAAAACTATTCTGGATATAGATCTCGAAGCCCCTGTACTTTTGGACATTGAACAAGATGATTTGCCTGGAGAAGACAATGGGAAGAAACACGAGGCATCTTTGCAGCACACACAGGAGGAACTACTCAAGACTGCAGCAGAAGCAATAGTTGCCATCTCATCATTCACTCATTGCACTGCAATAGAGGAATTGCAAAGTGATCCGTCTGATGATCCTCTGGAATCTCTTCGATGGTTTGTTGACGTGGTCTCTTCTTGTGCAGCGGAGCTTGATAGTACTCCATCTGCTAAAGAAATTACAGGCAAGAACAACAACATGATGGTTGCACATAAGGAAATAGATTACTTTGAAGCTATGACATTGCAACTAGCAGAGACCAAGGAGGAAGATTACATGCCCAAGCCATTTGTTCCTGAAATCCAAACAATGGAAGATGCAGGAGCAGCCAGTTCACTACCAAATCGACCACGAAGAGGGAATCCAAGGAGGGGAAGACAACGGAGGGACTTCCAAAGGGATGTCCTTCCCGGTCTAGCTTCATTGTCAAGGCATGAGGTGACTGAAGACATTCAGATATTCGGAGGGTTGATGAGAGCAACAGGCCATACTTGGAACTCCAGTTTGACAAGAAGGAACGGGACAAGAAATGGAGGTGCAAGGGGAAGAAGGAAAAAAGTCGTGGACACCAGTACCCCGGTATTGGCCACAACTACAACAACCTCTCCactaatttaccaacttaacaACATTGAAGCCAGTTTGGAAGATAACAAAAGCTTAACAGGGTGGGGAAAGACACCTAGACGCCCTCGGAGACAAAGATGCCCTGCAGGCAATCCTCCTCCTGTCCTGTTAACTTGA
- the LOC101264722 gene encoding uncharacterized protein isoform X2, translating into MGTQVHYKGFLPSYYSMRDLNEDANSSSWPLCYGDKTLTNGQYCNGFTSRTVTDAYPGYDKDILKQKMIEHEAIFRNQVVELHRLYRTQRDMMDDFKRKEMHKYRSSMEPSCSSTHLGSQVPSEDVRKWHIANFPLENSSYTRPSTSGTEIVNSPFSSSKGDCVQPGRVQMQNDYSSKACDVLEARPSKVRKKSFDLHLPAGDYLDTEEGGQLRDNAGSLHPSYPANGDYVVTQESGTKLFLGGGAKGDSRKDASTSNSCLRSSIGLADLNEPAQLDDATDPVEFLGYGNNHKETRSINPSAKSNSPFVALPWNSSCVSPNESLSNLYDRSRGKERDWLTSVHETGNIKGSSASLPRGLEDDKIAAASRQAPVMINKAYQAPSPHVVHHIKDGIWKDRTGHSLDMSHRNGEQSNYTQVGPFVTSKMASPYPYASSSEFSSSWPHSVSSWEKPNGSFAQRLSSLHTNSVFNSSAAVGKGSQSSQSQIGDYWHANGGSSRLRPGCAGEIPIRSGFYRGSSSGTKESPIHIPSGAFDSLSYIKGGRFTSERSSNNACENFLISSNNMDVKSAKGFNLNVLATSALSEEPPRRDVEYGNEKREHQDPVTVLPWLKGKANGNNEGINARLGGTSANSGFVQAYSSPPFCQSDSSAFEHHRMRTTKEVGETGHVRKILGVPILDIPVSSRNESSSSLVFPSANLRSSPERKTIKQERRTMVIDINVACDLSMLEPEEPVVIEQISTKKVTETKAMNIRNHFDLNSCITEDEEEPVSAVTGKASAKTILDIDLEAPVLLDIEQDDLPGEDNGKKHEASLQHTQEELLKTAAEAIVAISSFTHCTAIEELQSDPSDDPLESLRWFVDVVSSCAAELDSTPSAKEITGKNNNMMVAHKEIDYFEAMTLQLAETKEEDYMPKPFVPEIQTMEDAGAASSLPNRPRRGNPRRGRQRRDFQRDVLPGLASLSRHEVTEDIQIFGGLMRATGHTWNSSLTRRNGTRNGGARGRRKKVVDTSTPVLATTTTTSPLIYQLNNIEASLEDNKSLTGWGKTPRRPRRQRCPAGNPPPVLLT; encoded by the exons ATGGGAACACAAGTGCACTATAAAGGATTCTTACCAAGCTATTACTCTATGAGAGACCTTAATGAGGATGCTAACAGCAGCAGTTGGCCCCTATGTTATGGAGATAAGACCTTAACAAACGGGCAATATTGTAATGGTTTCACGTCTAGGACTGTAACTGACGCATATCCAGGGTATGATAAGGACATTCTAAAGCAGAAAATGATTGAACACGAGGCCATATTCAGGAATCAG GTGGTGGAACTTCATCGCCTTTACAGAACTCAAAGGGACATGATGGACGATTTCAAAAGGAAGGAAATGCATAAATATCGTTCATCAATGGAGCCATCATGTTCATCCACTCACCTAGGATCTCAAGTACCATCTGAGGATGTTCGGAAATGGCACATCGCGAACTTTCCATTGGAAAATTCTAGCTATACTAGACCATCTACATCTGGTACTGAAATTGTTAATTCTCCCTTTAGTTCTTCAAAAGGAGATTGTGTACAGCCTGGTCGAGTTCAAATGCAAAATGATTATTCTTCGAAAGCATGTGATGTTTTGGAGGCTAGGCCTTCAAAGGTCCGGAAAAAGTCGTTTGATCTTCACCTTCCTGCCGGTGATTACTTAGATACAGAAGAAGGTGGGCAGTTGCGAGATAATGCAGGATCTTTACATCCTAGTTATCCTGCTAATGGAGATTATGTAGTTACTCAAGAGAGTGGAACAAAATTGTTTCTTGGTGGTGGTGCAAAGGGTGATAGCCGAAAAGATGCTTCAACATCCAATTCGTGTTTGAGAAGCTCAATTGGGTTGGCTGACCTAAATGAACCAGCGCAGCTTGATGATGCAACCGATCCTGTTGAATTTCTTGGTTATGGTAATAATCATAAAGAGACTAGAAGCATAAATCCTTCTGCAAAATCAAATTCACCATTTGTGGCTTTGCCTTGGAATTCCAGTTGTGTAAGCCCAAATGAGTCTTTAAGTAACCTATACGATCGCAGTAGAGGCAAAGAGAGGGATTGGTTGACTTCGGTACATGAAACAG GTAACATCAAAGGTAGCTCAGCTTCATTACCTAGAGGTCTTGAAGACGACAAGATAGCTGCAGCTTCCCGTCAAGCACCAGTAATGATTAACAAAGCCTATCAAGCTCCGAGCCCTCATGTAGTTCACCATATTAAGGATGGTATTTGGAAAGATAGAACAGGACATAGTTTAGATATGTCTCACAGAAATGGTGAGCAGTCTAATTATACTCAAGTGGGACCATTTGTTACTTCCAAGATGGCTAGTCCATATCCATATGCAAGTTCCTCCGAATTTAGCAGTTCGTGGCCGCACTCTGTCTCTTCTTGGGAGAAGCCAAATGGTAGCTTTGCTCAGAGGTTATCCTCGTTGCATACAAACTCAGTTTTCAACTCATCTGCAGCAGTTGGTAAGGGTTCACAGTCATCTCAGAGCCAAATTGGGGACTATTGGCATGCTAATGGTGGCAGTTCTAGGTTGCGTCCTGGATGTGCCGGTGAGATACCCATCCGGAGTGGTTTCTACCGTGGGTCCTCATCTGGGACAAAAGAATCACCAATTCACATCCCATCAGGTGCTTTTGACTCTTTGAGCTACATTAAGGGGGGCCGTTTTACATCTGAACGTTCCTCTAATAATGCATGTGAGAATTTTCTTATTAGCTCTAACAATATGGATGTGAAATCTGCGAAGGGCTTCAACTTAAATGTTCTAGCAACAAGTGCACTCAGCGAGGAACCTCCCAGGCGAGATGTTGAGTATGGTAATGAAAAAAGAGAGCATCAAGACCCTGTGACAGTGTTGCCATGGCTTAAAGGTAAAGCAAATGGTAACAATGAGGGCATCAATGCTAGGTTAGGTGGAACTTCAGCAAATTCTGGCTTTGTCCAGGCTTACTCAAGCCCTCCTTTTTGTCAGAGTGATTCATCAGCTTTTGAACATCACCGTATGAGGACCACAAAAGAAGTGGGCGAAACGGGACATGTAAGAAAAATACTTGGTGTTCCGATCCTCGATATTCCCGTTAGTTCCAGAAACGAGTCGTCGTCATCACTTGTTTTTCCTTCTGCTAATCTTCGTTCTTCTCCTGAGAGAAAGACTATCAAACAAGAGAGGAGGACTATGGTGATCGACATTAACGTGGCTTGTGACCTTTCTATGCTTGAGCCCGAGGAACCTGTTGTTATAGAACAAATTTCTACTAAGAAAGTGACGGAGACAAAAGCTATGAACATCAGGAATCACTTTGATTTGAACTCATGTATTACCGAGGATGAAGAAGAACCAGTTTCTGCTGTAACCGGCAAGGCCAGTGCGAAAACTATTCTGGATATAGATCTCGAAGCCCCTGTACTTTTGGACATTGAACAAGATGATTTGCCTGGAGAAGACAATGGGAAGAAACACGAGGCATCTTTGCAGCACACACAGGAGGAACTACTCAAGACTGCAGCAGAAGCAATAGTTGCCATCTCATCATTCACTCATTGCACTGCAATAGAGGAATTGCAAAGTGATCCGTCTGATGATCCTCTGGAATCTCTTCGATGGTTTGTTGACGTGGTCTCTTCTTGTGCAGCGGAGCTTGATAGTACTCCATCTGCTAAAGAAATTACAGGCAAGAACAACAACATGATGGTTGCACATAAGGAAATAGATTACTTTGAAGCTATGACATTGCAACTAGCAGAGACCAAGGAGGAAGATTACATGCCCAAGCCATTTGTTCCTGAAATCCAAACAATGGAAGATGCAGGAGCAGCCAGTTCACTACCAAATCGACCACGAAGAGGGAATCCAAGGAGGGGAAGACAACGGAGGGACTTCCAAAGGGATGTCCTTCCCGGTCTAGCTTCATTGTCAAGGCATGAGGTGACTGAAGACATTCAGATATTCGGAGGGTTGATGAGAGCAACAGGCCATACTTGGAACTCCAGTTTGACAAGAAGGAACGGGACAAGAAATGGAGGTGCAAGGGGAAGAAGGAAAAAAGTCGTGGACACCAGTACCCCGGTATTGGCCACAACTACAACAACCTCTCCactaatttaccaacttaacaACATTGAAGCCAGTTTGGAAGATAACAAAAGCTTAACAGGGTGGGGAAAGACACCTAGACGCCCTCGGAGACAAAGATGCCCTGCAGGCAATCCTCCTCCTGTCCTGTTAACTTGA